The genomic segment CCGATCGCAGCGATATTGCGGGCGGCGATGCGACGGTCAATGCCGCCAAGGTGCGCGCGGTATTGGGGGGCGAGAAGAGCGCCGCACGTGACATCGTGCTGCTCAACACCGCTGCGGCTCTGATGGTCTCGTCCACTGTGCCCTCGCTCGAAGCCGGAGTGGAGCGCGCCGCCCGCGCCATCGACAGCGGCGCTGCGGCGGCCAAGCTCGCCGAGCTGGCGTCCTTTCGTGGCTAGGCCCGGCGCCGTGCGTTTCAACGCGGGATAGGAGGCCGCCGATGTTCTGCTCGAATTGTGGCGCGCCGCTGATTGCCGGGGCGGCGTTCTGTGCACGTTGCGGGGCGAGGGTCGCGTCCGCGACGCCCGTGGAGCCGCCGGCGCCGGCCTACTCGTCGCCGGCCGTCGCGCCTCCGGGTGCGAGCGCTCCGGCGCCGGGCGCGCCGGTGACGCCCGAGAGCGCGTGGGCGATGGCCTCCGCCACGACCGCGCCGCCGGTGCGCTACGCGGGATTCTGGCGGCGATTCTGGGCGGTGGTGCTGGACGGGTTGATCCTTCAGATCGTGCTGGTGCCGATCGGCTGGATCGTGTCGCGGCCCAACATGGCGATCATCAACAGCGACGACCTGACCGCCGAGCAGCTCTGGTCCTTCCTCAGCTCGATCGCGCTGGCGGTATTCATCAGCGCGATTC from the Candidatus Sulfotelmatobacter sp. genome contains:
- a CDS encoding RDD family protein, which produces MFCSNCGAPLIAGAAFCARCGARVASATPVEPPAPAYSSPAVAPPGASAPAPGAPVTPESAWAMASATTAPPVRYAGFWRRFWAVVLDGLILQIVLVPIGWIVSRPNMAIINSDDLTAEQLWSFLSSIALAVFISAILEWIYHAGMESSARQATLGKMALGMRVTDLQGRRISFLRATGRHFGHVLSNLTCGVGYIMQVFTARRQALHDLVAGTLIVRADN